The following proteins come from a genomic window of Haliaeetus albicilla chromosome 23, bHalAlb1.1, whole genome shotgun sequence:
- the CLDN2 gene encoding claudin-2 codes for MVSMGLQLLGYAVAFLGYIGTLTATLLPSWKTSSYIGSSIVTAVSFTKGLWMECATYSTGITQCDIYSSLLNLPADIQAAQALMVSSCAVSSLACLLTVVGMRCTVFSQGSPGKDRVAVAGGTVFILGGLLCFIPLVWNIHVVLRDFHNPSLPDSMKFELGEALYLGIISSLLSLVGGFILCTSCPARDPTTTYTSTYQPRLLASKSPRPSVSQTQKTKSELNSYNLTGYV; via the coding sequence ATGGTCTCCATGGGGCTCCAGCTGCTAGGCTACGCCGTGGCCTTCCTGGGCTACATCGGCACGCTGACGGCCACGTTGCTGCCCAGCTGGAAGACCAGCTCCTACATCGGCTCCAGCATTGTGACAGCTGTGAGCTTCACCAAGGGGCTGTGGATGGAGTGCGCCACATACAGCACGGGCATCACCCAGTGTGACATCTACAGCTCCCTGCTCAACCTGCCTGCCGACATCCAGGCAGCCCAAGCCCTGATGGTGAGCTCCTGCGCTGTCTCATCCCTCGCCTGCCTCCTCACCGTCGTGGGTATGAGGTGCACCGTCTTCAGCCAGGGCTCGCCGGGCAAGGACCGGGTGGCGGTGGCAGGTGGCACTGTCTTCATCCTCGGGGGGCTGCTCTGTTTCATCCCGCTGGTGTGGAACATCCATGTGGTGCTGCGGGATTTCCACAACCCCAGCCTCCCTGACAGCATGAAGTTTGAGCTCGGGGAGGCGCTTTACCTGGGCAtcatctcctccctcctctcccttgtTGGCGGCTTCATCCTCtgcacctcctgccctgcccgggACCCAACAACCACCTACACGAGCACCTACCAGCCCCGGCTGCTGGCGAGCAAGAGTCCCCGGCCCTCCGTCAGCCAGACGCAGAAGACCAAGAGTGAGCTCAACTCCTACAACCTGACGGGATATGTGTAG